The nucleotide window AGAAATATATAGGAACCTAAATTCGCCTCCGTGAAGATTTGAACCCAGGTGTTGGGTTTGTACATCTACTCCCCCAATTAGTTGAGTTAGGCTCACTCCCACAACCAGTTAGTTGCATGTTCGTAGCCTGGCATTTTAGCTTCTTTTTTTAAAGTCCATCTTGTGGATGCCCAAAACCTTGAGCTGGTCCTAGTTTAGATCATTTACTTCTATTTGGTTTCGTTTTGGTTAGTACTCTCTCGGTTCGGAATTATTTGTCTCGGATATAGATGTATCTAAAaataaaatacgtctagatacatccatttctgcgacgagtaattccgaacagagggagtatttgtATAGGACACTCTGGTTTCAGATAAATGAAATCAGAGAGGAAGCTCTCTTTATCGAAAAGGAAAAATGAAACTCTTCTGGTAGGTGAAATGCTAAACAGGAATCAGGTGGTGTTTGTTTAGTTTATATCCAAACTAACCACACACTTGTCATTCCAACGTGGCATCATCAACATCTTCCGCATCTTGGTTAGTCGACACTTGATTGGAGTTGTTAACTGGTGGTGGTTTGGACAAAGACGTCACGCTGATTCTTATCATGACCTGGAACTAGACTAACCTGAATGATTGCATGAGACATGCATGCCGGTCTCTGGGAACGGCCAAAGAGTACAGTAGCTCTTTGCAGTGTCAACATTTGACTAGTGGAATCAATCTATGCAAACAATCGCAGCTCCAATGCTAAACTCAGTTCGTCCTGTAATCAGGAGCAACCAAATTCAGTTAATTGTCCATGCTCTTCGGAAGGAGGATCCAGGAAGGAGCAGTTTTAACATGGTCCCTCTTACTGTTAGGCATATTAATCTGCTGCTAAATTCTTACTGATTGGTTCCTGTGTTTACCACATCCTATGCTTTGTCAAGATACACTCCTCGTTTATCACTCTAATATGGCCAGTAGTAGCTGGGCCATACTTTGATACTCTGCAATTTTGTGCATGTGTAGCTCTGCATCACTGCAATGGCAGCCTCCTACAAACGGAGTGCCATGAAAGGAAAAGGGGACAATGCAGGATACAGCTGCAATTACTGTCCCCGGACCCAAACCAAGCACCTTGTTTCTCCTGCAAGCAACACAAAATGATTAAACCAGCACAGCAACTCCACCACCATAATTGAAGAAAAGTGGCACTACGACACATTTGGTCTGAATCCTAGGTAACGGAGGGACCGTGAGATGCAGGATTGCAGGTGCAGCACATCATCAACAATGCAGAAAAGCAGTTACTACTAATCACACAGGGGCAGACAGACACGGCAGAAGGCAGGCAGACAGACAgggagaagagaagcaaagccaACCGTCCCCAAAGAATTTCTTAGCTAAAGATGGAGGCAACAACAGCGAGGTACAGAGAACAAATCATCATGAATGGCACCCACTACACACCGGCACTAGTACTACTACTGCTAAATAGCAACATCTAATCGTAATCGAATTCCGACACTTATGTACATGTCTGCAACTGGTCTACTGCTAAGGTTCCATCATCCTGCTTCTTCCTGATCCCGGCCCTCATTTTGCTTTCCTGGATCTTCCTCAGCCACTGTACAAGCGATGACTGTGGAATGGACGTTGAACCAAGCAGGGTGCTCAGACGAGCAGAGCCTGGCTTGATCGTTATCTGGTTTCTGCCTCATGAGCAGGATTTGATCAGGCCCAGGTTGTAGAGATTCCTCTTCACAAGGTTGCCGAGGTAGAACAGCCCGATGCCGGCGCCGTTGCGGTCGTCCCGGTCGTCCTGCCCGCGGGCCTTCTGGTAGAGCTGCGGCCGGTGCTCCTCGACGACAAGGCAGTCCACGCCAACCTTCTCCCTCACGGCTTCAATGACGTTCTGCTGGACGGCCTGGCCGGCGGTGGTGCCGGTGACATAGAACACGTTGGTGGCCATGTCGCCCTTGGTTGAAACCTCAGCCTGCGCCACGAGCAGTCCGTTTTCCCGGAACGTCCTGGTGACGTCCGACAGCAGCCCCGGCCGGTCTGGCGTGCACAGCTCCAGCCTCACTCCCTGGAAATTCAGAAATCAAGACACATTAGCATCCATGAATGGGAAAGATTTTGGAAGTTTGGTACCATAGTACAAAATTGGCGTGGAAAGTACCTCAAATGATCGCCGTTCTATGGCGTCTTGCAGGCATTGGCTCACTCGCTGCATCTCGGCCTCGGAGCGGATGGGGCTCCCGTCGGCGTGACGGATGTAGAACTCCTGCCTCGCCTGGCCGGCGTTGGTGTCGATGGTGCCGTGGAAGACGAGGTAGTCCATGTCGGTGAGCGTGCACACGACGTCGTACAGCAGCTTGGGGCGGTCTGGGCACTGAACGGTGACCACAGAGTACCCGCGCTCGGCCCAGCTCTCCACAGACACCCAGGGAGTTGGGAACGCGCGCTCCTGGTCGCGGCTGGCGTACATGAGCTGGTGGAGGCGCCGGTCGGCGTGCGCGATGGAGCCAGCGGGGACCGCAGCCACGGCGCCGCCGCTGGCCTCCGAGTCCCCGCGAAGGAGGGGGGCGAGGCGGGCCTCGATGCGCTCCACACTGGCGGCGCACACATCCTCGTCCCGCAGGTACACGAGGCAGGCGAGGCGGCCGCGGTGCGACCACGCCCTGGCATCCACGACGCTGCAGCTCATGTCGGCCAGCACGGCGAACACCTCGGAGATGAGCCCCGTGCGGTCGGCGCCCGTCAGCTCAAGGACCGTTAGCCCCTCGAGCGCCGCCGGCTTCGACGGCCCGTTCCAGGTCCCGATAGACTGCAGCCAAATCAAGGAGAAATCGAATAAGAAATGCTGCCCCTTTCTTGCTCCGGCGAGGCCAGGAAAGAGAGAAAGTTTCTCCTACCTGCTGGATGTAGGTGATGACGCTGTCGTCGGTGAGCTTGCGGCCGAGGCGGTCGGTGACATGGAAGACATCCATGAACCACCTGCCGTCGGAGGAGATGTAGGCCTTGTTGATGGACAGGTCGAGGTCCGCGAGCACCTGGACCGCCTCGAGCAGGACGCCTCTCTTCCTCGCGCTGTCGACCTGCAACAGTCACCACAGGAAAATGAGAACCCCATCCAGGCATCCAACCAAGAACCCGCCGGAGAGCGGACGGAGGACCTCGACGGAACGGACACACACCTGGACGAGCGTGGCGGTGGGGCAGACGGCATTGTCGATGACGACCTTGGGGGTGTCCATCCTGATGACCAGCTTCTCGTACTCGTTGAGCCACTCCATCTCTGCTGCAGCCTGCCTAAGGGACTCCCCACACCGCAGCGCTGCCTCTTCCTCTTCTTGGCCGGGGACTTGCGCTCTCAAAGCAAAGTGCTCCGCAGAACCAAAGGGCGGTCCGGCTGGTATATAAGCGAGCGAGGGGAGCGAGGTCGGGGACGAAGGGCGCGAGGGGTGGAGTGGAGGAGCTTGGGGGGTATCGCCCGCGGTTTggaggcttcttcttcttccccttggcTGTTGTCGCTCGCTGGTTCGAATTGGAATGCGGGGAACTGGAATTGGGGGCGATGTTTATGTAACGGGACGAGCCGGGGTCCGTCGGTGGGCCCGGGGCCACATGGATGGACGCAGGAGCGGCTCATGGGAGCCAGCCGGGTCGCCACGTGGAGGCATTCCTTCTCTTGCTTGCAAATTCCTTTTGAGTCCCGCTTAACCAAACGGCAGTTTTTACTAATATTTTGGTGTTCTGCTTACGCTCCTATAGAAGGAGTAGTAATAAAAATATGAACAGCCTCGACCACAATTATATTTGCGCATGACATTTTAACAGTTTTCTAAGTGAATGGAGTAAAAATATCACATGATGCGTCACGATCCTGTAACTAAAATTTGACCGTCGGTCACATTCTTGTTCCTGGAGAAGTACAGCCAGTGGCGAGTTTTTCCTTGTGGCCCGAAGACGTCAAGAGGGTGATATACCGAGGCTGCTCAACATAGAGCCATCGTTTCAGTTTAATACTGTAGTACTCCACAATGCACACAAGTATCTCTTCTTTGACAACTCTAAAGAAAAAATATATTTTGTTTGGAGAAACAGGTTAACGAGAGCACACCAAATGGTTAAGATAGCGATGGATTGTGCGGTATTGCACAATACGCAAAAAAAAAAAACGATTCTCGCGAAAAAAAAACGAAACAGCAGGGTGGAATTTCTCTGTACGGCACGGGGGCTGGTGGGCGGGCCCGGCCCAGAGGGGAGCCGTCCCTGTGCCTGGGTGGCGGGCCCGGTTCGGCTGCCGCGCGCTTTTGTGTCGTCGTTACGGACGCTGTCATCTCGCTGTTGCCACTTGTATCACCAAACCCCGTCTCGTCCCGCCCAAACTAACCCCGTCTCGTCCCGCCCAAACTTAAATGACCCGACTGCCCCTGCCTCCAACACAAAGGAAGGCAGAAGAACGAAGGGGCCTGATCGTCATTTCGCGCGTGCAGCCGGCGGGCACTGGGTGTCGCGTTGCTGTCCCGTCCTTGCCGCCCGAGGCCGCACGCCACGAAACATGGTCCGTATCCTTTGGTGCCTCCGATGATCCGATCGCTTTTTTCCTTGGACTTTACCACGGCCCATCTGCCCATTTCTACCAGTACTGGTAACTAATCGGACGTGAAAATTCATCGGGCGTTGTATGTTTTGCCTGCACCCAGTGGCGTGCTGCTACTTACGGTAACGAATGTCTTGTTTTCCTTGGAGCAAAGGCTTTGTTTCGTCGATCTTGTTGCCATGCAAGGGACGGTGACACGGACAAAGCCCGGCGGGCGGGCGTGGGTCCGTCCAATTTTGGAGCTCTGGACTGACCGGCTCCACATAAAATACGTACATGCGCGGCCTACCACGCACACAAAAATGATACTTTACTGTCGGATATTCTCGACGCCCCTGCTGGCTTAAGCAGCCATGTCACAGCCTCACGGCACCAATCTTGAGCTAATCCTGAGCGCCCATCGGATGATGCAGATCGACATGCACGCACGAATGTACATACTACGTACGGTAGGAGTAGTTAATGGATCCAAGGCGTCGCGCATACATGCGCCGTGATGGCCATTAATGGCACGCGCGCGAGAGAGAGATGGAAAGATCACCGAGCGTGAGTTGAGATGAATGTCCACCGGGTATCATCATGTGATCGCGGAGGAAAACGGCGACCCGCATTAATGGCTACGGCCCGTGGCAACTCCCCGATTAATTCGACCGTTCCCGCGCAACCAGCGTCGTGGGGCAGTAGTATTTGCAGTCGGCAAGTACAGGCCCATGGGCCACCACGACGCGGCCATCACGCCGCCACGGCAATGCCATGCCACCATCGCCATCATACAGCCGTACCAAATCACATGAAAACATGGTTAACGTACCAGAGACGCATGAACGGTGATGGTCAGCTGGTGCTGCCCGTTACGATTAACTAACCACGCGCGCACGAACCAAGCATGAACCTGGCCGCTGGCGAGCCGCGGGGGCGATTGGTTACCGAAAAACAAATCAGTGCTGCACGAGCTAAGCCCTAGCTGGAGGGAGATACGGTTTGATTTGTCACCAATTCGTGCGTACAGCGGCCGACAGGGCTCGCAAGGCTAGCGGCGCGAATCCAGGGACGACCTCTCCTCCACTTCCACTGCCACGCACGTACTACGACGACGACGTGCGccgcacccacgcacgcacgccaCCGCGCGTCGCGCCGGGCAGACTACTCACTGCTCATTGGCAAGGCGTCGCCGGTCACTATGACAAGGCGTCGCCGAGGACGTGCGGGGTGGTGCACCGGCTGCGGCTCCGGCCTCTGCCCCGACCAAACTGATGCCCTCGTCCCGGAGTGGCAAGTCAAACCTGAGCTTTACTGGCTTTCAAGGGACACCGACTCTAACAACTGATTTAGTCCTATTTTTCGAGCTTGCACCAATTCACGGCTAGGTTTTATAATTGAAAAACAAATCTGCTGTTAGAGTTGTGCAAGAAAGCATTTATGCGGCTGACCTTGCGTTTAATTAGTATTTGACGTTCACGGTCAGACACATCTTTATAGTACATTTCTCCATTTCGTCTTTCCTGTCTGATCTCTTCCGGCAATGTGATTTGGTATTATAGtggaagtattattattttcagTCAGAGCGCTTGGAATAAATACGTAAACCAGCATAAATAcattaggctagtcatagtggaagtGGTTAATAAGAGGTGA belongs to Triticum urartu cultivar G1812 chromosome 7, Tu2.1, whole genome shotgun sequence and includes:
- the LOC125523863 gene encoding ACT domain-containing protein ACR8-like, giving the protein MEWLNEYEKLVIRMDTPKVVIDNAVCPTATLVQVDSARKRGVLLEAVQVLADLDLSINKAYISSDGRWFMDVFHVTDRLGRKLTDDSVITYIQQSIGTWNGPSKPAALEGLTVLELTGADRTGLISEVFAVLADMSCSVVDARAWSHRGRLACLVYLRDEDVCAASVERIEARLAPLLRGDSEASGGAVAAVPAGSIAHADRRLHQLMYASRDQERAFPTPWVSVESWAERGYSVVTVQCPDRPKLLYDVVCTLTDMDYLVFHGTIDTNAGQARQEFYIRHADGSPIRSEAEMQRVSQCLQDAIERRSFEGVRLELCTPDRPGLLSDVTRTFRENGLLVAQAEVSTKGDMATNVFYVTGTTAGQAVQQNVIEAVREKVGVDCLVVEEHRPQLYQKARGQDDRDDRNGAGIGLFYLGNLVKRNLYNLGLIKSCS